One stretch of Caloenas nicobarica isolate bCalNic1 chromosome 4, bCalNic1.hap1, whole genome shotgun sequence DNA includes these proteins:
- the PRKG2 gene encoding cGMP-dependent protein kinase 2: protein MGNGSVKPKHLRRPNQHVGNLSIGCAGNHKFLKDSDLGMNVTGQADVLCSRLLELEKELKRKDQELQESRSCVAELQEELAMQTRVITELTKELQSKCIQLNKLQDVVSTQGEHSFQPSPFKVTSRFQVSADRRRGAKEGVSAEPTTQLYDLNRQTTFSFEKARVRKDSSEKKLITDALNKNQFLKRLEPHQIRDMVECMYERSFQQGSYVIRQGEPGNHIFVLKEGNLEVFQQSKLLSSIPVWTAFGELAILYNCTRTASVKAITNVKTWALDREVFQNIMRVTAQTRQEQYRNFLRSVSLLKNLPEDKLTKIMDCLEVEYYNKGDYVIREGEEGNTFFIIAKGKVIVTQSTADHSQPQVIKNLHKGDYFGEKALISDDVRSANVIADEYNVECLVIDRETFNQTVGTYEELQTYLEGYVANLARADEKRHAKRRSFCGQSTKEVSLEMIELKEKVAQFPPSPFQNLEVVTTLGVGGFGRVELVKVKNENVAFAMKCIKKKHVVDTKQQEHIYSEKKILEQICSPFIVKLYRTFKDSKYVYMLLEACLGGELWSLLRDRGSFDEVTTKFCVGCVTEAFDYLHHIGIIYRDLKPENLILDAEGYIKLVDFGFAKKIGSGQKTWTFCGTPEYVAPEVILSKGHDFSVDFWSLGILVYELLTGSPPFSGSDQMMTYNLILKGIEKLDFPKTISRRPEDLIRRLCRQNPTERLGNLRNGINDIKKHRWLSGFNWDGLKVKKLTSPLKRELSGPTDYSYFDSYPPEEGTPPDELSGWDKDF, encoded by the exons ATGGGGAATGGATCAGTGAAACCTAAGCATCTGAGGCGGCCAAACCAACACGTAGGAAACCTCTCTATTGGCTGTGCTGGCAACCATAAGTTTTTGAAGGACTCAGATCTGGGCATGAATGTGACTGGGCAAGCTGATGTTCTTTGCAGCAGGCTGCTCGAACTGGAAAAGGAGCTGAAGAGAAAAGATCAAGAGTTGCAAGAGAGTCGAAGTTGTGTCGCTGAGCTTCAGGAGGAGCTGGCTATGCAGACTAGGGTCATAACAGAACTCACCAAGGAACTTCAGAGCAAGTGTATACAATTGAACAAGCTGCAGGATGTTGTTAGCACTCAAGGAGAGCACTCTTTTCAGCCTTCTCCATTTAAAGTGACTTCAAGGTTTCAGGTCTCTGCTGATAGGAGGAGAGGAGCCAAGGAAGGTGTATCTGCAGAGCCGACAACACAGCTTTATGATTTGAACAGGcaaactacattttcctttgaaaaagcAAGAGTCCGGAAGGATTCCAG TGAGAAGAAGCTTATCACGGATGCTCTGAATAAAAATCAGTTCTTGAAGAGACTGGAACCTCACCAGATCCGAGATATGGTGGAATGTATGTATGAAAGGTCTTTCCAGCAAGGGAGCTATGTCATCAGACAGGGAGAGCCAGGCAATCACATTTTTGTGCTCAAAG AGGGCAATCTTGAAGTTTTTCAGCAGAGTAAACTACTTTCCTCGATACCTGTGTGGACAGCATTTGGTGAACTAGCCATTTTATACAACTGCACGCGGACAGCCTCTGTGAAAG caaTCACCAATGTTAAAACATGGGCGTTGGACAGAGAAGTGTTTCAAAATATCATGAGAGTGACAGCACAAACAAGACAAGAGCAATACAGAAACTTCCTTAGAAg TGTGTCCCTGCTGAAAAACTTACCTGAAGATAAACTAACCAAGATCATGGACTGCCTGGAGGTG GAGTACTACAACAAGGGAGATTATGTTATtcgggaaggagaagaaggaaatacCTTCTTTATAATagcaaaaggaaag gtgaTAGTTACGCAGAGTACTGCAGATCACTCGCAGCCTCAGGTGATTAAAAATCTACATAAAGGAGATTACTTTGGAGAAAAGGCTCTCATTAG TGACGACGTCAGATCAGCAAACGTTATTGCAGATGAATACAATGTGGAGTGCCTCGTTATAGATAGAGA GACATTTAATCAAACTGTTGGAACTTATGAGGAGCTCCAAACCTACCTTGAAGGTTACGTGGCTAATCTGGCCCGGGCTGATGAAAAGCGACATGCAAA AAGAAGATCCTTCTGTGGACAGTCAACCAAAGAGGTGTCTTTGGAGATGATAGAACTGAAGGAGAAAGTAGCCCAGTTCCCTCCTTCCCCATTCCAGAATTTAGAAGTTGTCACAACTCTGGGTGTTGGTGGGTTCGGAAGGGTTGAGCTT GttaaagtgaaaaatgagaACGTGGCTTTTGCTATGAAGTGTATAAAGAAGAAACACGTAGTGGACACCAAACAACAAGAGCATATCTATTCCGAGAAGAAAATCCTCGAGCAGATATGTTCCCCATTCATTGTAAA ACTATATCGCACGTTCAAGGACAGTAAGTACGTATACATGCTACTGGAGGCTTGCCTTGGAGGGGAATTGTGGAGCTTACTGAGAGACAG AGGCAGCTTTGATGAAGTCACTACCAAGTTCTGTGTTGGGTGTGTGACAGAGGCTTTTGACTATCTACATCACATAGGAATTATCTACAGAGACCTGAAGCCAGAAAATCTAATTTTGGATGCTGAAGGATATATAAAACTG GTTGATTTTGGATTTGCAAAGAAGATCGGATCAGGGCAGAAAACCTGGACATTTTGTGGAACCCCTGAGTATGTTGCCCCGGAAGTCATTCTGAGTAAAGGCCATGACTTCAGCGTGGATTTTTGGTCCCTTGGGATTCTTGTGTATGAACTCCTTACTGGCAG tcCACCATTCTCTGGGTCCGATCAAATGATGACATATAATTTGATTCTCAAAGGCATTGAAAAGCTTGATTTTCCTAAAACAATCTCAAGGCGACCTGAGGATTTGATCCGCAGACTCTGCAG gcaaaACCCTACAGAAAGATTAGGCAATCTGAGGAATGGAATTAATGACATCAAGAAGCACAG GTGGTTGAGTGGTTTTAACTGGGATGGTCtgaaagtgaagaaattaaCATCGCCTTTAAAAAGAGAG TTGTCCGGACCGACTGATTACAGCTACTTTGACAGCTATCCACCTGAAGAGGGAACCCCTCCAGATGAACTTTCAGGCTGGGACAaggatttctga